Proteins found in one Pseudomonadota bacterium genomic segment:
- the bla gene encoding subclass B3 metallo-beta-lactamase: protein MRRLTGLLCLTLSLGACQSPIPTDTDTPSAAAPWIQWGESNPTWIEPITPYRVAQNVYFVGTKGLGSYLITTPDGHYLLDGGLPQNAPMIVQSITELGFAIQDVKVLLNSHAHFDHSGGLAELKRLSGARLVAMEGDRSALEQGVYLGSEDNLSFSAPPVEVDEVIAHGDVLSLGGVALTAVHMPGHSRGCTSWTMPVRYHNKTLSLMFFCSASVAANSLEPEQYPGIVEDYRLTFARARAMQPDIVVSGHPDYYFDQLARMRRSKFEGADAFVDTTLLGKALLSAERHFTTRLANEQNFSDQMEAFAFAHVVPSSNTDYLFYLHGKIIEDQGLAAVSPMLGEYQYVSILQTLAAHGFDVISRARPQGADVEIEANRIAEQVRTLMRQGVPASRITIAGASKGAFIAARVSSLLDDSTVNIVLLAGCSADAMAIAEQHAITLSGRVLAVYDVADRWAGSCAPLVQSSTRVSEFQELRVQDGTGHGLIYTPSPSWVEPLVSFVRRPPIVR, encoded by the coding sequence ATGAGACGATTAACCGGATTGCTGTGTCTGACGCTGTCACTCGGTGCGTGCCAGTCGCCGATACCCACCGACACCGATACGCCCTCGGCCGCCGCGCCTTGGATTCAATGGGGCGAATCCAATCCCACTTGGATAGAACCGATCACGCCCTATCGCGTGGCTCAAAACGTCTATTTCGTTGGCACGAAGGGGCTCGGTAGTTATCTTATTACCACTCCGGATGGGCACTATTTGCTCGATGGTGGATTGCCACAGAATGCACCGATGATCGTGCAGAGTATCACCGAGCTTGGGTTTGCCATCCAGGATGTGAAAGTCCTTCTTAACTCGCACGCGCACTTTGATCACTCGGGTGGGCTGGCCGAGTTAAAACGACTCAGCGGCGCAAGATTGGTGGCCATGGAGGGCGATCGTTCTGCGCTTGAACAGGGGGTCTATCTGGGTTCGGAAGACAATCTGAGCTTTTCCGCGCCGCCCGTTGAAGTTGATGAAGTCATTGCTCATGGAGACGTTTTGAGCCTCGGCGGTGTTGCGCTCACTGCGGTGCATATGCCGGGCCATTCGCGTGGCTGCACATCGTGGACGATGCCCGTGCGGTACCACAACAAGACACTTTCGCTGATGTTCTTTTGCAGTGCCTCGGTGGCGGCTAACTCGCTTGAGCCCGAGCAATATCCTGGCATTGTCGAAGACTATCGACTGACGTTTGCACGCGCCCGTGCGATGCAACCCGATATTGTGGTGTCCGGTCACCCGGACTACTACTTTGATCAGCTCGCACGCATGCGTCGAAGCAAATTCGAAGGTGCTGACGCGTTCGTGGATACAACACTGCTTGGCAAGGCGCTGCTCAGTGCCGAGCGGCACTTTACGACGCGCTTAGCAAACGAACAGAATTTTAGTGATCAAATGGAGGCGTTTGCATTCGCTCATGTTGTGCCGTCGAGTAACACCGATTATCTTTTTTATCTTCATGGCAAGATTATCGAAGATCAGGGTTTAGCGGCGGTGAGTCCGATGCTGGGTGAATACCAATACGTGTCGATCTTGCAAACCTTGGCCGCACACGGATTTGACGTGATTAGCCGCGCGCGCCCACAAGGTGCCGATGTTGAAATCGAGGCGAATCGCATCGCCGAACAGGTAAGAACGCTCATGCGGCAGGGCGTGCCTGCGTCGCGTATCACGATTGCGGGCGCCTCCAAGGGGGCTTTTATTGCCGCGCGTGTTTCGAGCCTGCTCGACGATTCGACCGTTAATATTGTGCTCTTGGCGGGCTGCAGCGCAGACGCGATGGCGATCGCCGAGCAGCACGCCATCACGCTGAGTGGCCGTGTGCTGGCCGTGTATGATGTGGCGGACAGATGGGCGGGTTCGTGTGCGCCGCTGGTGCAGTCCTCAACACGGGTGAGCGAGTTTCAGGAGCTCAGGGTGCAGGATGGCACAGGGCACGGGCTTATCTACACACCGTCGCCAAGTTGGGTCGAACCGTTGGTGTCGTTTGTGCGGCGCCCGCCGATCGTACGCTGA